From Quercus lobata isolate SW786 chromosome 1, ValleyOak3.0 Primary Assembly, whole genome shotgun sequence, one genomic window encodes:
- the LOC115951002 gene encoding uncharacterized protein LOC115951002 has translation MLEIDKANDQVIMMTFQVGLNNLDLVFSLGKTPLASMTDLLFKAQKYINEEDTLIAKGLIGKQKKEEPGDSHGKKKDHKDSYSETKASKSSFETPKKKMNFTLLVMPANKILMQINDELGLKWPKPLSTSSRNRDSKKYCRFHKDHSHYTDECHNLKEQIEELIQWGKLQKFIKRDHHL, from the coding sequence ATGCTAGAAATTGACAAAGCTAATGACCAAGTGATAATGATGACCTTCCAAGTTGGACTCAACAACCTCGATCTTGTCTTTTCATTAGGGAAGACGCCGCTAGCCTCTATGACGGATCTCCTGTTCAAAGCTCAGAAGTACATAAACGAAGAGGATACCCTTATTGCGAAGGGGCTAATAGGAAAACAGAAGAAGGAAGAACCTGGTGATTCTCATGGTAAGAAGAAGGATCATAAAGACTCATATTCTGAGACTAAGGCCAGCAAGAGTAGTTTTGAAACcccaaagaagaagatgaacttcACCTTATTAGTGATGCCCGCAAACAAAATCCTAATGCAGATTAATGATGAACTAGGACTAAAATGGCCCAAGCCGTTAAGCACCTCCTCTAGGAATCGTGACTCGAAGAAATACTGTCGTTTTCACAAGGATCACAGCCATTACACTGACGAATGTCACAATCTGAAAGAACAGATAGAAGAATTGATTCAATGGGGAAAACTCCAAAAGTTCATAAAGAGGGACCACCATCTCTGA